In Equus asinus isolate D_3611 breed Donkey chromosome 13, EquAss-T2T_v2, whole genome shotgun sequence, one DNA window encodes the following:
- the LOC106830261 gene encoding protein CD300H, which yields MWLPSALLLLCVPGSVSLSGPSIVTGTVGESLSVQCRYKEEYKTFKKYWCRQPCLPLWHEMVETTVSEVEVRSGRASIVDHTGDLTFTVTLENLTAEDSGKYRCGIATILQEEGLQGFLPDPFFQVQVLVSSASSNKSSTWTPGHSSQHQGFLLLIFLKVPLFLLMLSAVLWVNRPQRAICGETEPA from the exons ATGTGGCTGCCATCAGCTCTCCTGCTTCTCTGTGTCCCAG GCTCTGTGTCTCTGAGTGGCCCCAGCATCGTGACAGGCACTGTGGGGGAATCCCTGAGTGTGCAGTGTCGGTATAAGGAGGAAtacaagacatttaaaaaatactggtgCAGACAACCGTGCTTGCCACTTTGGCATGAGATGGTGGAGACCACAGTGTCTGAGGTAGAGGTGAGGAGCGGCCGAGCGTCCATCGTGGACCACACCGGGGACCTCACCTTCACAGTGACCTTGGAGAACCTCACTGCAGAGGACTCAGGGAAGTACCGGTGTGGGATCGCAACGATACTGCAGGAGGAGGGGCTGCAAGGCTTCCTGCCTGATCCCTTTTTCCAGGTTCAGGTGTTGGTTTCCTCAG CCTCCAGCAACAAGAGCTCTACGTGGACACCTGGACATTCCAGCCAACACCAAGG GTTCCTGCTCCTCATATTCCTGAAGGTGCCCCTGTTCCTGCTGATGCTCAGTGCCGTCCTCTGGGTGAACAGGCCTCAGAGGGCAATTTGTGGAGAAACAGAGCCAGCCTGA